The Bernardetia sp. ABR2-2B DNA window ATGAAAATAACTGGATTCATGTAAAAGAGAATCAAGTCATTAATCCAAGTGGAAACAATGGAATTTATGGTGTAGTTCATTTCAAAAACGCAGCCATCGGAATTGTCCCTTTAGACGAGGAAAATAACACCTATTTGGTTGGTCAATGGCGTTATGCACTCAATGAATATTCATGGGAATTGCCAATGGGAGGCGCACCAACAGAGGATTATTTGTTACATGCACAGCGAGAATTAGAAGAAGAAACAGGACTGAAAGCTAAGAAGTGGAAAAACATCATGAAACTCCATACTTCTAATTCTATTTGTGATGAAGTAGGTTATGTTTTTTTGGCACAAGAACTGACACAAGGAGAGATGCAATGGGAGGAGACTGAAAATTTAGCAATAAAAAAACTACCCTTTAGTGATGCCTATAAAATGGTTTTGAACGGACAAATCACAGATGCCATCAGTATTGCAGGTATTTTGAGAGTCAAAATTATTTTAGACGAAGAAGTGTAAAAAGTAAAATACTTGAAGCTTTTTGTCAAAAAATAACTTAACTACAAAAACGATTAAAAACCTTCAGTTTAATTTAATTTTTCTAACTTTGCTTTTAACTGTATTTTATGATACAGCTATAAAATAACGCCTTTCTAATTTTGTATCTAAATTTTATTTTTTTACAGAAAAAGAAGTCTTTTTTTATAAAACGCCTTACGTATATTGTTTTGATTGAAAAGTCAGAAACAATACTTTATTAATTATTTGCTGATTTTATCTTGTAACTATTATGATGAACGAAGAAAACGAGAACTTGAACAACGAAACTACTCAAAATAGTATTGAAGACAATACAAAAGACATTGAAGTAGGAAGCGAAGCAAGTGTAAGTATGGATAATACCATCTCTAAAGAGATTATTCAAGAAGCTGAAAGTAATATCGAAGCAACTGCAAAGCCAGACTTTAAAGACGAGTCAGCAGAAGAAGCTGAAGAAGAAGTCAGTCAAGAAGATTTGGAATCTATCAAAAAAGAAAGCGAAGAAACAAACGCTTCTGACGATGAAAAATCGGATGACACAGAAAACGAAAATTCTGAAAAAGAACAACGAGAAGAAAAACAAAAGAAAGAAGAGCTTCCTCAAGAAGATTATTCTACTTTTTCTAAAGAAGAATTAGTTGCCAAAAGTGCATTATTTGCTGCACAAGCAACAACAGCAACAGAAGAGAGAATAAACTTTCGTTATTTAGATGACCAAGTTTCAAAAATTAGAGAATTTATAGATGGCTTTAACGAAGCAGAGCGCAAAGAAGCACGTCAGAAATACGAAGAATCAGTAAATACAGATGAAGAGAAAGAAGGATTTTCATTCCAACAAGACGACCTTACTGGAATGTTTTATGAAAACTTCAAGGCAATAAAAGAAGCTAAACGAAATCATTACGCAAAATTAGAAGGGGAGAAACAAGCTAACTTGAAGAAAAAACAAGCCATTATTGAAGAGCTTCGTTCACTTACTGATACTTCAAAACCAAGTGAGCTTTCAAGAAAAGGAGAATTTGACAAAGTAAAAGCCATTCAATCAGAATTTAAAACTATTGGTTATGTACCAATGCAGGAGGCTGATGAGATTTATAGAAACTATAAAGCCTTGCTTGACCTCTTTTACAATCAAAAATCACAAGAGCGTGAACTTCTAACACTTGACCGTGAGCGTAATTTGGAAGCCAAAGTAGCTATTGTTGTTAAGGCTGAAGAACTTCTCAATCATGATAAATTAAATGAGGCTGTAAACGAACTTAACCGTTTGCACCAAGAATACAAGCGTATAGGTCCTGTTCCTAGAGCAGACCGTGAGCAACTTTGGGAGCGTTTCAAACTAGCTTCTGACAAAATTTATGATGCTCGTAGAGAATATGCAGAAAAGTTTAAGGCACAGTTAGAAGAAAACATGAAACTCAAACAAGACCTTTGTTTGAAAGTAGAAGAGTTTGTAAACTTTGATACAGATAGAATCAGAGAATGGAATCTGAAAACAAAAGAACTCGTTGAGCTTCAAAAACAATGGGATGCTATCGGACCTGCCCCTCGTGAAGTAGCTAAAAGTTTGAATAAGCAGTTTTGGGATAATTTCAAAAAGTTCTTTAATAATAAATCTAAATTCTTTGAGAAATTGGATGCAGCTAGAGACGAGAATTTACTCAAAAAACAAGAACTCATCAAACAAGCTGAAGCACTTAAAGAAAGTACGGATTGGGATAGCGCAGCAAATACATTAAAAAGATTACAAAGCGAATGGAGAGAAATTGGACACGTTCCTGAAAAACAGCGTGAAACAGTTTATCAAGAGTTTAAAGGAGCTGCTGATTATTTCTTTGAGCGTCGTCGTAATCGTTACAAAGAACAAGATGCTGCTCAAGAAGAAAACTTGAAACAAAAATTAGAAATTTGTAGTCAAATAGAAGAACTTGCAAAAGCAAAGTCGAATGATACAAAGAAATTGCAAGAGCTACATTTGAAGTTTCATGAAATTGGATTTGTTCCACGCAAGAATATCCGTACAATTCAAGACCGTTTTGATGAAGTGAATGCAATGTTTATGAAAAATTCGGAATTGAGCAATGAAGAAGCTCAAACGTTCCATTTTAAAACACAAGCAAAAGCTATCAAGAAAAATCCGAAAATGGCTGGCGATTTCAAACAAAGTGAAAACAAACTCAAACGCAAAATCA harbors:
- a CDS encoding NUDIX hydrolase; translated protein: MNIENVKNDWQTNSTKTVYENNWIHVKENQVINPSGNNGIYGVVHFKNAAIGIVPLDEENNTYLVGQWRYALNEYSWELPMGGAPTEDYLLHAQRELEEETGLKAKKWKNIMKLHTSNSICDEVGYVFLAQELTQGEMQWEETENLAIKKLPFSDAYKMVLNGQITDAISIAGILRVKIILDEEV
- a CDS encoding DUF349 domain-containing protein, which produces MMNEENENLNNETTQNSIEDNTKDIEVGSEASVSMDNTISKEIIQEAESNIEATAKPDFKDESAEEAEEEVSQEDLESIKKESEETNASDDEKSDDTENENSEKEQREEKQKKEELPQEDYSTFSKEELVAKSALFAAQATTATEERINFRYLDDQVSKIREFIDGFNEAERKEARQKYEESVNTDEEKEGFSFQQDDLTGMFYENFKAIKEAKRNHYAKLEGEKQANLKKKQAIIEELRSLTDTSKPSELSRKGEFDKVKAIQSEFKTIGYVPMQEADEIYRNYKALLDLFYNQKSQERELLTLDRERNLEAKVAIVVKAEELLNHDKLNEAVNELNRLHQEYKRIGPVPRADREQLWERFKLASDKIYDARREYAEKFKAQLEENMKLKQDLCLKVEEFVNFDTDRIREWNLKTKELVELQKQWDAIGPAPREVAKSLNKQFWDNFKKFFNNKSKFFEKLDAARDENLLKKQELIKQAEALKESTDWDSAANTLKRLQSEWREIGHVPEKQRETVYQEFKGAADYFFERRRNRYKEQDAAQEENLKQKLEICSQIEELAKAKSNDTKKLQELHLKFHEIGFVPRKNIRTIQDRFDEVNAMFMKNSELSNEEAQTFHFKTQAKAIKKNPKMAGDFKQSENKLKRKITDLENEINLWQNNIEFFAKSKTADKLREEFNEKIANAKTEIAAIENQIKILTTPPKEEKENQNTEVEAKTESSTDKN